The following nucleotide sequence is from Halogeometricum borinquense DSM 11551.
TGATCGCGCGCACGTGGTGATGCTTGAAGAGCAGGAAATCGTCGAGTCCGACGTAGCCGCGGAGATTCTGGCCGCCCTCGACGACGTCGAGAGCGAGGGCCACGCCGCACTCCCCGAGGGTGAGGACGTTCACGAGGCTATCGAAACGGCCGTCGTCGAACAGGTCGGTCCCGACGGCGGGAAGATGCACACTGCACGCAGTCGCAACGACGAAGTGGCGACGTGTATCCGCTACCGCCTGCGCGAAGACCTCCTCGACGCTATCGAGGCGACACTCGCACTCCGCGAGGCTCTCGTTGATGCCGCCGAAGCGGAGGTAGAGACAGTGATGCCGGGCTACACGCACCTGCAACCCGCCCAACCCACCACCGTCGCACACTATCTGCTCTCGTACGAAGCGGCGTTCGCCCGCGACACCGCCCGTCTCCTCGACGCCTACGACCGGACGAACCAGTCGCCCCTCGGGGCGGCCGCGTTCGCCGGGACGCCGTTCGACATCGACAGAGAGCGGACGGCAGAACTGCTCGGTTTCGACGGCGTCCTCCGCAACTCGATGGATGCCTCGTCGGCGCGCGACTTCCTTCTCGAATCGGTGTCGGCGCTTGCGACGCACGCGACGACACTTTCGGGATTAGCGGAGGATTTGGTCATCTTCTCGAACAAGGGGTTCGTGGAGCTATCGGACGACTACGCCTCTACCTCCTCGATCATGCCGCAGAAGGTGAATCCGGACACGCTCGAACTCGTCCGTGCAACCGCGGGCGACGCGGCGTCCGGACTCTCCGGACTGCTGACGACGTTGAAGGGACTTCCGCGCGCGTACAACCGCGACCTCCAGCGTGCGACGCCGCACGCATGGGATGCAGTCGATTCGGTGTCCGAGGCGACAGCCGTCGTCGCCGGTGCGGTGTCGTCGGCGTCGTGGCCGGAGGAGACACTTGAGTCGGCCGCAGGCGACGGCTTCTCGACGGCGACGGGCGTCGCCGACGCACTGGCGATGGCCGGACTGCCGTTCCGCACGGCGCACGAAGTCGTCGCGGCCGCCGCCGAACGCGCCGAGGGGACGCCCGACCTCGCAACACTTGACGCATCCGCGGAAGAGGTATTAGATGCGTCCCTCTTCGAGTATGTGAGCCGTGCGGACGTACAGCAGACGCTCGACCCAACCCACAGCGTCGAGAGCCGTGACTCCACAGGTGGTCCCGCACCCGCCGCAGTCACAGCGCAACTCGACGAAGCGACGGTCGAACTCAACGACCACCGCACGGAACTGAACACACGCACTGACGCGCTCGAATCGGCGACCGAGAAACTAGCGGCGGAAGTAGCGGTGATTACTCGTGACTGAAACGGATACGACGCAGACCGCCACGCACTGCATCGATCAGACGCCAGTTCGACCAGTCCCGCGACCGCCGCGACGACCGTCCCCGTCTGGGGACAAATAACATATGAAATCTGATACTGATTTCACACGGCCGGTTTGTTCGACCCAATAAGCACCGTTAGACCCCTCTCTGTTTACTTAATTTATCTGATAAGTTCGGTGGATTTAAGTCTCTTCCTCGCCGAGCGGAGAGTACAATGGCAGACACCATTACCGCAGAAGACCCGCTCACTGGCGAAGAAATAGAGCTCCCCGGAGACGTCGAAGTCGGGGAAATCGTGGATAGTCCCGCCACGGGCGCGGAACTCGAAGTTGTCTCCGTCGATCCCGTGACACTCGAAGAAGCGCCCGAACTCGAAGAGGACTGGGGCGAGTAAGATGAAGGTTGGACTGCTCTACTCCCGGATCCGCAGAGACGAGAAGCTCCTCCTCACGGAGCTACGCGAGCGCGGCCACGAGGTGGCGAAGATAGACGTCCGGAAAGAGCAGTTCAACATCTCGGAACCGCCAGCGGCGTTCGAAGACGTGGACATCGTCCTCGACCGCTGTCTCGCAACGAGCCGTAGTCTGTATACGACGCGCTTCCTCGACGCCTACGACATCCCTGTCGTCAACTCCGCCGACACGGCTGACGTGTGCGCGGACAAGGTGAAAAACAGCCTCGCCTTAGAGCAGGCGGGCGTTCCCACGCCCAACACCGAAGTCGCGTTCACCACCGACAGCGCGATGAAATCCATCAAAAAGTTCGGCTACCCCTGCGTCGTCAAACCCGTCGTCGGGTCGTGGGGTCGGCTGATGGCGAAGATAGACTCGCCTGCGGCCGCCGAAGCCATTCTCGAACACAAGGCGACGCTCGGCCACTACCAGCACAAAGTGTTCTACGTGCAGGAGTTCGTGAAGAAACCCGGCCGTGACATCCGCGTCCTCGCGGTGGACGGCGAACCCATCGCGGCGATGACTCGCTCTTCGGACCACTGGCTGACGAACGCCGCGAAAGGCGCGGACGCGGAAGCGTTCGAACTCGATGACCGCGCGAAAGAACTCGTACAGAAGGCGTCCGACGCCGTCGGCGGCGGACTGCTCGGCGTGGACCTCATGGAGACGGGAGACGATTATACCGTCCACGAGGTCAACCACACCGTCGAGTTCAAAGCGCTGAACAACGCCGTCGAGAAGGACGTTCCCGCGGCAGTGGTCGATTGGCTCGAAACGAAAGCGAACGGCGACGCGAAAGTTGCAGAGGCGACGGCATGAAGAGAGAAACGACTGAAAGCGAGTACACCGCCGCCGTCGTCGGCGGAACCGGCTTCACGGGCGGCGAACTGCTCCGCCTGCTCTACCAGCACCCCAATTTCGATGTCGTACAGGCGACCAGTCGCTCGAAAGAGCGCAAAACCGTCGGCCACGTCCACCCGAACCTGCGCGAGATGGACCTGCGCTTTACCTCGCCGGAAGATCTCGAATCCGTGGACGTGCTGTTTGCGGCGACGCCGCACGGCGTCTCGATGGAACACATCGACGCGTTCCAAGACGCCGCGGATACGGTCGTTGACCTCTCGGCCGACTTCCGACTGAATACGGAAGCACAGTACGACGAGTGGTACGACGGGCACGTCTGCCCCGAATATCTGGAGCAAGCCGAGTACGCACTGCCCGAGATAAACCGCGAGAACCTCGCGGGAGCGGACCTCATCGCCTCCGGCGGGTGCAACGCGACGGCGACTATCCTCGGTCTCAAGCCCCTGTTCGACGCCGACGTTCTCTCCGGCGACGAGCAGGTGGTCGTGGACGTGAAAGTTGGCTCCTCGGAAGGTGGCGCTGGCGGCGGCGACGCCTCCAGTCACCCCGAGCGCTCGGGCATCGTTCGCCCGTACGCGCCCACCGGCCACCGCCACGAGGCCGAAATCGAGCAGTTCCTCGGCGTCTCCGTCTCCTTCACCGTCCATGCCGTGGACATGGTCCGCGGCGCGAGTGCGACCTGCCACGTCTTCCCCGAATCGCCCGTCTCGAAGGGCGACCTGTGGAAGGCCTACCGGGGAACCTACGCCGACGAACCGTTCGTCCGCACTGTCGCGGGCGGCGGCGGCGTCTACCGCTATCCCGAACCGAAGTCCGTGGCCGGAACGAACATGGCCGAAGTCGGCTTCGAACTCGACCCCTCGAACCGGCGCGTCGTCGTCTTCTCGGCCATCGACAACATGATGAAAGGCTCCGCCGGGCAGGCGGTCCACGCCGCGAACGTCGCCCTCGGGGTAGAGGAGACAGCAGGGCTGGAGTTCACCGGTCTGCACCCGGTCGGAGCGCCCTGAATCGACTGCCCACGCGAAGAAAAACCCGCTCGACAACACCGCACCACCACCTCACTATCAGTTTCACACAACCGATGACACACTACACCCGTGACGAACTTGCCGCGTTACACGACGAACTGGCCGACAACGAACCCACGCTCTGCGCCGACGGCGGCACTGTCCCGGCGGACGACCCGCCGGTCGTCGTCAAAGTCGGCGGCGCACGAGCAGTGGACCCGGCCGGTGCCGTCCAAGACGTTGCACACCTCGTCGCTAACGGCCGCGACGTGGTCGTTGTCCACGGCGGTTCGACCGCGGTAGACGACACGCTGGAAGAACTCGGGGAGGAACCCACCTACGTCGAGACGCCGTCGGGCGTTGTCGGGCGCTTCACCGACGAGCGCACCATGGAAGTGTTCTCGATGGTGATGCCCGGCAAACTCAACACCGACTTGGTGACGACGCTCCGCGAAGCGGGTGTTGACGCCCTCGGTCTCTCGGGCGTTGACGGTGGTCTACTCACCGGACCCCGTAAATCCGCGGTGCGCGTCGTCGAAGACGGGAAAAAGAAGATCAAACGCGGCGATCACTCCGGGAGGATCACCAACGTGAACGCCGATCTGCTGGAGACGCTCATGGCAGACACCTACGTCCCCGTGGTCACCGTGCCGATGCTGGCCGACGACGGTGTCGCGGTCAACGCCGACGCGGATCGTGCGGCGGCAGCCGTCGCGGGCGCACTCGGTGCGGAACTCGTCGTCCTCACGGACGTATCGGGCGTCTACGAGGACCCCGACGACGACTCGACACTCATCGAATCGGTGACGACGGCCGACGAGTTCGAGGCGCTCGAATCCGCCGCTGAGGGGTTCATGACGAAGAAGGTCATGGCCGCAAAGGAGGCGCTGACCGGTGGCGCGATGAAGGTTATTGTCGCTGACGCCAACGTGAACGACCCCATTATAGAGGCACTCCACGGCGGCGGGACGCACGTGGACGCCGCCGCAGTCGGCGGGGCCGACAACAAGACTGACGACAGTGACGCCGACGCCGAGGAGGTGGACGCATGAGCGGATTCGTCTTCAACGAGAAGCCGATCAATATCGAATCCGGCGAAGGTGCGTACCTGTACGGCTCTGACGGCACAGAATATCTCGACTTCGGCGCGTCGTACGCCGTCGCTGCACTCGGCCACGCCCATCCCGCCGTCACCGACGCCGTGCAGAAGCAAGCGGAGAAACTGACGTACGTGCAGGCGTCGTACCCTGTAGACGTTCGCACCGAACTGTACGAGAAACTGGCCGCCGTCGCGCCCGACGGACTGGAGAACGTCTGGCTCTGCAACTCGGGGACGGAAGCGAACGAGGCGGCGATGAAGTTCGCTCGTTCAGCGACGGATCGTTCGAAGATCATCGCCACCAAACGCGGCTTCCACGGCCGGACGATGGGTGCGCTGGCGATGACGTGGAAAGACAAGTACAAGAAGCCGTTCGAACCCCTCGCTGGCGATGTCGAGTTCGTCACCTACGGCGACGAGGCGGAGTTGGCCGAAGCGATAGACGAGGAGACGGCCGCCGTCTTCCTCGAACCCGTGCAGGGCGAGGGGGGGATCCATCCCGCCGGGACAGAGTATCTACAGACGGCCCGTAAGCTGACAGAAGAAGCGGGCGCGGCGCTCGCGTTTGACGAGATTCAGACCGGAATCGGCCGGACGGGGACGCTGTGGGCTTGCGAAGGTGCGGGTGTCACCCCTGACATCCTCACCTCGGCGAAAGGCATCGCAAACGGTCTCCCGCTCGGGGCGACGCTGGTCGCAGACTGGATCGCCGAGAACCCCGGAAACCACGGTTCGACGTTCAGCGGCGGTCCCGTCGTCTGCGCGGCGGCGAACGCAACCCTCGATACCATTGTCGAAGAGGACTACCCGAGTCACGCCGCGGCCGTCGGCGAGTATCTGAAGGCCGAACTGGAGGCGGCCGCCGAGGAACACGACCTGCCCGTGCGCGACGTGCGCGGACAGGGACTCATGCTCGGCGTACAGGTGAAACGCGGTGCGAATCGCGTGCTGAAGAACCTCGCTATCAGCGAGCAGGTGTTGGCGCTTCCGGCCGGACGGACCGTCGTCCGTCTGTTACCGCCGCTCGTCGTCACCGAAGGCCACGCCGACGAGTTCGTCGAGTCGTTCGTGGAGGTGACGAAATGAGCGCCGAACTCGATGACGAAGCGTTCGACGTGCAGACGGACCTCACCGACGGACTCGACGAGGCGCAGGCCCTGCTTGCTGATCTGGTCTCGATACCATCCGTGTCCGGTGACGAATCTGCCGCCGCGGAGCGTCTGAAATCGTTCTTCGAGACGCACGACCGCGAGGTGTGGATCGACGAGGTGGGAAACGTCCGCGCGCCCGCCGACGACTCGGTGCTTTTGACCTCGCACATCGACACCGTTCCCGGTGAAGTTCCCGTCAAAATAGAAGACGGCGTGCTGTGGGGCCGCGGCAGCGTTGACGCCACCGGACCCCTCGCAGCGATGGCTGTCGCCGCCGTCGAGACCGGCGTCTCCTTCGTCGGCGTCGTCGAGGAGGAGACGAGTTCGACGGGCGCGTGGCACTTGCTCGAAGACCGCGAGGAACCCGATGCAGTAATCAACGGCGAACCGTCCGGCTGGGACGGGATCACGCTCGGCTATCGCGGGTTCCTCTCGGGGACGTACGTGGCCACGAGCGAACTCGGCCATTCATCGCGCCCGGAGAACAACGCCATCCAGTCGGCCGTCGATTGGTGGTCGCGCGTCGCCGACTTCTTCGAGGCGGAAGACGAAGATGGCGTCTTTGATACGGTGACGACGAAACCAGTGAACTTCGAGGGCGGGCCGACCGAGGACGGACTGGCGGTCGAAGCGACCGTAGACGTGCAGTTCCGCGTGCCGCCCCACCTCACCATCGAAGATATCCAAGAAGTCGCCGAGGGAGAACTCGTCGAGGGAAGCGTTCACTGGGAAAAGCCCATCCCGCCCGTTATGACAAGCCCGCGGACGGAAGTCGCGCGGGCGTTCCGCGTCGCCATCAGAAACGCCGACGGCGACCCGCGACTCCTGCGGAAGACCGGCACCAGCGACATGAACATCTTCGCCAGCGAGTGGAACTGCCCGATGGCGACGTACGGTCCGGGTGACTCGGACCTCGACCACGCGCCGAACGAACATCTCGATTTGGCCGAGTACGACGCCGCCATCGAGGTGCTGACCAACGTCTGCGAAACGCTCACGGAGTGAGAGGAATGCTTGAAACGACACACTTTCTCGACATCGACGACTTGACGACGACCGAACTGCACCACGTGTTAGACCGCGCCGCCGCCATCAAGGCCGGCAAGGAGGACCCGCGACTCGAAGACCAGACGCTCGGCATGCTGTTCGAGAAGCCGAGTACGCGCACGCGGATTTCCTTCGAGACGGGGATGACGCAGTTAGGCGGTCACGCCATCTTCCTCGGGCCCGAAGACATCCAGCTCGGCCACGGCGAACCCCTCTCGGACACCTCGCGCGTTCTCTCGCGTTACGTGGACGTAGTGATGGCTCGTCTGTTCGACCACGAGGACTTGGTGGAGATAGCCGACTACGCCGACGTGCCCGTCGTCAACGGCCTGACCGACGATGCGCATCCGTGCCAGACGCTCGCGGACCTGCTCACGATACGGGAGGCGTTCGGCGGATTCGAGGACGTGCAGGCGGCGTGGGTCGGCGACGGCAACAACGTCGGCCAGTCGTTCGTCCTCGGATGTGCGATGGCGGGACTGGACCTCACCGTCGCCACGCCTGAGGAGTACGGGATCGACGAGGAAGTGCTGGCCCACGCCGCCGAGTACGGTGGCGAACCGACTATCGCAGAGACGCCCGCACAGGCAGTCGCCGACGCCGACGTGGTGTACACCGACGTGTGGATTTCGATGGGACAAGAGGACGAACGCGACGAGAAAATCGCCGCCTTCGAGGGCTATCAAGTGAACGAGGGCCTGCTGGCGGAGACGGACGCGGAGGTGATGCACTGTCTGCCCGCCCACCGCGGTGAGGAGATCAGTCACGACGTGCTCGAATCGGACCGCGCGCTGGTCTGGGATCAAGCCGAGAACCGCCTGCACGCACAGAAGGGGCTGCTGGTCGAACTGTTGAATAAGTAGGCGAGGTTGATTTTTATAGCGAGTCGAGAAGGGGCGGCTTCAGAACCGGTCGCGAACCGCGGAATACGCCACACCCACCACACCGCCATAGACGACGTGCCCGACGAGACTCGTCACGTTCACGTTCGGAAGCGGCGGGTTCGCCGGAGAGCCGACGACAGAGAGCCAAACAGGCATGACGAAGACGGCTAGCACCGCCCAGAGGGCGACGCCGTAGGCGACACCGAGTCCGAGACTCTGACCCGTCGAAAGGTTCCGTGTGGCCGCAACAGCC
It contains:
- the argH gene encoding argininosuccinate lyase; translated protein: MNEEGGDEGVVRRDRFSGGPARGFMSSLAADERIFAADVAVDRAHVVMLEEQEIVESDVAAEILAALDDVESEGHAALPEGEDVHEAIETAVVEQVGPDGGKMHTARSRNDEVATCIRYRLREDLLDAIEATLALREALVDAAEAEVETVMPGYTHLQPAQPTTVAHYLLSYEAAFARDTARLLDAYDRTNQSPLGAAAFAGTPFDIDRERTAELLGFDGVLRNSMDASSARDFLLESVSALATHATTLSGLAEDLVIFSNKGFVELSDDYASTSSIMPQKVNPDTLELVRATAGDAASGLSGLLTTLKGLPRAYNRDLQRATPHAWDAVDSVSEATAVVAGAVSSASWPEETLESAAGDGFSTATGVADALAMAGLPFRTAHEVVAAAAERAEGTPDLATLDASAEEVLDASLFEYVSRADVQQTLDPTHSVESRDSTGGPAPAAVTAQLDEATVELNDHRTELNTRTDALESATEKLAAEVAVITRD
- the lysW gene encoding lysine biosynthesis protein LysW, with product MADTITAEDPLTGEEIELPGDVEVGEIVDSPATGAELEVVSVDPVTLEEAPELEEDWGE
- the lysX gene encoding lysine biosynthesis protein LysX, whose translation is MKVGLLYSRIRRDEKLLLTELRERGHEVAKIDVRKEQFNISEPPAAFEDVDIVLDRCLATSRSLYTTRFLDAYDIPVVNSADTADVCADKVKNSLALEQAGVPTPNTEVAFTTDSAMKSIKKFGYPCVVKPVVGSWGRLMAKIDSPAAAEAILEHKATLGHYQHKVFYVQEFVKKPGRDIRVLAVDGEPIAAMTRSSDHWLTNAAKGADAEAFELDDRAKELVQKASDAVGGGLLGVDLMETGDDYTVHEVNHTVEFKALNNAVEKDVPAAVVDWLETKANGDAKVAEATA
- the argC gene encoding N-acetyl-gamma-glutamyl-phosphate reductase, giving the protein MKRETTESEYTAAVVGGTGFTGGELLRLLYQHPNFDVVQATSRSKERKTVGHVHPNLREMDLRFTSPEDLESVDVLFAATPHGVSMEHIDAFQDAADTVVDLSADFRLNTEAQYDEWYDGHVCPEYLEQAEYALPEINRENLAGADLIASGGCNATATILGLKPLFDADVLSGDEQVVVDVKVGSSEGGAGGGDASSHPERSGIVRPYAPTGHRHEAEIEQFLGVSVSFTVHAVDMVRGASATCHVFPESPVSKGDLWKAYRGTYADEPFVRTVAGGGGVYRYPEPKSVAGTNMAEVGFELDPSNRRVVVFSAIDNMMKGSAGQAVHAANVALGVEETAGLEFTGLHPVGAP
- a CDS encoding acetylglutamate/acetylaminoadipate kinase, whose protein sequence is MTHYTRDELAALHDELADNEPTLCADGGTVPADDPPVVVKVGGARAVDPAGAVQDVAHLVANGRDVVVVHGGSTAVDDTLEELGEEPTYVETPSGVVGRFTDERTMEVFSMVMPGKLNTDLVTTLREAGVDALGLSGVDGGLLTGPRKSAVRVVEDGKKKIKRGDHSGRITNVNADLLETLMADTYVPVVTVPMLADDGVAVNADADRAAAAVAGALGAELVVLTDVSGVYEDPDDDSTLIESVTTADEFEALESAAEGFMTKKVMAAKEALTGGAMKVIVADANVNDPIIEALHGGGTHVDAAAVGGADNKTDDSDADAEEVDA
- a CDS encoding aspartate aminotransferase family protein encodes the protein MSGFVFNEKPINIESGEGAYLYGSDGTEYLDFGASYAVAALGHAHPAVTDAVQKQAEKLTYVQASYPVDVRTELYEKLAAVAPDGLENVWLCNSGTEANEAAMKFARSATDRSKIIATKRGFHGRTMGALAMTWKDKYKKPFEPLAGDVEFVTYGDEAELAEAIDEETAAVFLEPVQGEGGIHPAGTEYLQTARKLTEEAGAALAFDEIQTGIGRTGTLWACEGAGVTPDILTSAKGIANGLPLGATLVADWIAENPGNHGSTFSGGPVVCAAANATLDTIVEEDYPSHAAAVGEYLKAELEAAAEEHDLPVRDVRGQGLMLGVQVKRGANRVLKNLAISEQVLALPAGRTVVRLLPPLVVTEGHADEFVESFVEVTK
- a CDS encoding [LysW]-lysine hydrolase; amino-acid sequence: MSAELDDEAFDVQTDLTDGLDEAQALLADLVSIPSVSGDESAAAERLKSFFETHDREVWIDEVGNVRAPADDSVLLTSHIDTVPGEVPVKIEDGVLWGRGSVDATGPLAAMAVAAVETGVSFVGVVEEETSSTGAWHLLEDREEPDAVINGEPSGWDGITLGYRGFLSGTYVATSELGHSSRPENNAIQSAVDWWSRVADFFEAEDEDGVFDTVTTKPVNFEGGPTEDGLAVEATVDVQFRVPPHLTIEDIQEVAEGELVEGSVHWEKPIPPVMTSPRTEVARAFRVAIRNADGDPRLLRKTGTSDMNIFASEWNCPMATYGPGDSDLDHAPNEHLDLAEYDAAIEVLTNVCETLTE
- the argF gene encoding ornithine carbamoyltransferase translates to MLETTHFLDIDDLTTTELHHVLDRAAAIKAGKEDPRLEDQTLGMLFEKPSTRTRISFETGMTQLGGHAIFLGPEDIQLGHGEPLSDTSRVLSRYVDVVMARLFDHEDLVEIADYADVPVVNGLTDDAHPCQTLADLLTIREAFGGFEDVQAAWVGDGNNVGQSFVLGCAMAGLDLTVATPEEYGIDEEVLAHAAEYGGEPTIAETPAQAVADADVVYTDVWISMGQEDERDEKIAAFEGYQVNEGLLAETDAEVMHCLPAHRGEEISHDVLESDRALVWDQAENRLHAQKGLLVELLNK